The Glaciimonas sp. PCH181 nucleotide sequence TGCTTCAATCAGATCAAACACCGCAATTGATTCTACATGCGCCGTATGCGGGAACATATTTACCACCCCAGCTTGCGACAACCGATAGCCACCCTGAATAAGTAGTCCAGCATCCCGCGCTAATGTCGACGGACTGCACGACACATACACAATCCGCTTAGGCATCAGGCTACGATTAAACTCTGCCAACCCCACCAATGCACTGCACACTGCGGCCGCCCCGTCACGCGGAGGATCAATGAGTATCCGATCAAATTGTCCTAGCGCAATAAAATCTTCGGTAGTGGCATCAAATAAATTCCGGCAGTAAAAAGTCGTTTTATTTGCAAGATGATTAACCGATGCATTTTCCCGCGAACGTGCGATCAAGGCTTCGCTGCCATCGATACCCACCACCTCCCGCACCTGCGTCGCGAGTGGCAACGTAAAATTACCCAAGCCGCAAAACAAATCAGCAATACGCTCATCCGGCAACGCACCCAACAAACGCAAGGCTTTAGCGACTAATACGCGGTTGATCTGATGATTCACTTGCGTGAAATCAGTTGGCTTAAATGGCATGCGGACATTAAATTCGGGCAGGCTGTAATACAACTCACTTTGCGCTGGATAAAACGGTTTAGCGGTTTCTGGCGCGCCGGTTTGCAACCACCACTGGATCTCGTACTCGTCTGCAAAGGCCTTCAATTTAGCCTCATCCTCGCGGCTTAGCGGTGCCATGATGCGCAGTACCATCACAGTGACATTACCTTGCGCATTTTCGCCAACAGCCAATTCAATCTGCGGTACATGCTCGATGACCGTGAGCGAACTGATTAATCCACGCAACGGCAAGAGCATAGCGGACACGTTCGCTGGCAATATATCGCAGCTCGTCATATCCGTAACGTAGGGGGACTTTCGCTCATGAAAACCCACCAGAACGCCACCCTTTTTTGGCACATTGCGTACCGAAATCCTGGCGCGATAACGATATCCCCACGTCGGGCCAAAAATTGGCCGCAACATCAGGTCCGGCTTGATCTTACTGATATGCCATAGGTTATCTTCTAAAACGCGTTGCTTTACTGCAACCTGGGCATTCGGCTCCAAATGCTGCATAGCGCAGCCGCCACAAACACCATAGAACTGGCAACGCGGTTTAATGCGCGATACAGATTCCCGGTGCAAGGCTGTCATAGTCGCGAATTCCCATTTCTTTTTCTTTCGAAATGAATGGAAACTGACATTTTCACCAGGCAACGCTCCCTCTACAAAGATAACTTTACCTTGGCTGCCATCGTCATTTTGTAAATGGCCTATGCCACGCGCATCCATGTCGAGCGATTTAATATCAATAGTGATGTCTTCAGGCATAGAGATAACAATACATTGCTAAAGTCGCCCTACTTATTTCGACGCAGCCTTTTCGACTGCGTAAACGCCATTACGCTAAGTATCAATGACCGAGTCTGGCGAAATACACAACCGGAACGGAACTGACATCAGCAGGCTATGGCATGGAAATAGTAAGTGAAGACGACAGTTAATGAGAGGTGGGAAAGGACGCGATTATAACGACAATCTAACGATTATCGTCAGCCAAGAAGACTATTGAGAAAGCCGACGGTTACAAAAAGGCATCTTTACCAACGCCTTTTGCACCTAAAAGGCGTTTTAACTTAACCAATGCTTCTTGCTGAATTTGCCGTACACGCTCGCGGGTGACGCCGATTTCAACTGCCAACTCCTCTAAGGTAGAAGGATCATCATTGTCGAGGCCGAAACGACGCATAATCACATTGCGCTGCTTATCTGTCAGTCGTTCTAGCCAAACCCTCACCAAAAGCGACATTTCTTTCTGCTCTGCGCAAGCGTCAGGGTTTTCTTCCGTGGCGCTTGGCAACAAATCCATCAAACTAGCCAATGGATCTTGATCAAGCGGCGCATCCAGCGATGTAGCATGTTCAGAAAGAGCTAATACCGCTTGTACCTCATCGACTGGCCGACCTACTAAATGGGCAATATCTTCAGCGTTGGCATCTTTGCCATCATGATGCTGTGCTTCAAGATGATATTTTGCGCGCAAAATTTGGTTTAACTCGCGCACCATATGTACTGGCAGGCGCACGGTCCGGGCCTGATTCATGATCGCCCGTTCGATACTTTGTCGTATCCACCAAGTGGCATAGGTGGAAAAACGAAATCCTCGCTCCGGCTCAAACTTATCGATGGCCCGCATCAGGCCTAGATTACCCTCCTCGATCAGGTCGAGTAAGGTAACGCCGCGGTTAATATAGTGTTTGGCGATTGAGACGACCAAGCGCAAATTGTGCTCGATCATTTTTTGGCGAGCCGGAAAATCGCCCTGCTTTGCCAATGTCGCAAAATGGACTTCTTCGGGGATAGTCAGAAGTGGGCGGGTGCCAATCTGATTCAAATAATGCTGCGTAGTATCAGTTGATAACTCTGCCGCCAGCACCTTTTTCAGCTCATCAACACCGTCGACCACCACTACAACGCCATCAACGCTGACTTCGACATCCGCCATTTCAATGTCATCGACCTCATCGATATCGTCTTTTTCTGCGGCGAGATCACGATCATGCTCGCCGAGAATGTCTTCCGGCAACTCGTCGGATGAGGTCTTATCTTGATCGCTCTGTTGAGCTGGAAGCCGCTTGTTCATTTAGTCATTC carries:
- the rlmD gene encoding 23S rRNA (uracil(1939)-C(5))-methyltransferase RlmD gives rise to the protein MPEDITIDIKSLDMDARGIGHLQNDDGSQGKVIFVEGALPGENVSFHSFRKKKKWEFATMTALHRESVSRIKPRCQFYGVCGGCAMQHLEPNAQVAVKQRVLEDNLWHISKIKPDLMLRPIFGPTWGYRYRARISVRNVPKKGGVLVGFHERKSPYVTDMTSCDILPANVSAMLLPLRGLISSLTVIEHVPQIELAVGENAQGNVTVMVLRIMAPLSREDEAKLKAFADEYEIQWWLQTGAPETAKPFYPAQSELYYSLPEFNVRMPFKPTDFTQVNHQINRVLVAKALRLLGALPDERIADLFCGLGNFTLPLATQVREVVGIDGSEALIARSRENASVNHLANKTTFYCRNLFDATTEDFIALGQFDRILIDPPRDGAAAVCSALVGLAEFNRSLMPKRIVYVSCSPSTLARDAGLLIQGGYRLSQAGVVNMFPHTAHVESIAVFDLIEAAA
- the rpoS gene encoding RNA polymerase sigma factor RpoS produces the protein MADVEVSVDGVVVVVDGVDELKKVLAAELSTDTTQHYLNQIGTRPLLTIPEEVHFATLAKQGDFPARQKMIEHNLRLVVSIAKHYINRGVTLLDLIEEGNLGLMRAIDKFEPERGFRFSTYATWWIRQSIERAIMNQARTVRLPVHMVRELNQILRAKYHLEAQHHDGKDANAEDIAHLVGRPVDEVQAVLALSEHATSLDAPLDQDPLASLMDLLPSATEENPDACAEQKEMSLLVRVWLERLTDKQRNVIMRRFGLDNDDPSTLEELAVEIGVTRERVRQIQQEALVKLKRLLGAKGVGKDAFL